The DNA region ACCTGCTGGGCGAGGAGGGCCGCGGCTACGCCCAGTTCCTGCGCATCCTGGACGAGGGCCGGATCGCCATCTCCGCCCTGTCCACGGGGCTGGCGCAGGGCTGCGTCGACGAGTCGGTGAAGTACGCCAAGGAGCGCCACGCCTTCGGCCGGCCGATCGGCGCCAACCAGGCCATCCAGTTCAAGATCGCCGACATGGAGACGCGGGCCCACATGGCCCGGGTCGGCTGGCGCGACGCGGCGTCACGCATGGTCGCGGGCGAGCCGTTCAAGAAGGAGGCGGCGATCGCGAAGCTGTACTCCTCGACGGTGGCGGTGGACAACGCCCGCGACGCGACCCAGATCCACGGCGGCTACGGCTTCATGAACGAGTACCCGGTCGCCAGGATGTGGCGCGACTCCAAGATCCTGGAGATCGGCGAGGGCACGAGCGAGGTCCAGCGGATGCTGATCGCCCGCGAGTTGGGGCTCCCGGCCTGACACGGTGACGGCGTGGTCCGGGCGGGCGGACAGACGGTCGGCTCGTCCCGCCCGGCCAGTCCTCGCGCACCATCCCGAACAGCACGGTGTCGTACCGCTCGCCCGCCACCAGCACGGCGCCCCGGCGCCGGCCCTCCGTCCCCGAACGGCGGGCGCGAGTCGACACTGAACACCGTTCGTCGCGCAGGTCGGCTCAGGCCGTGGCAGCGGGACCGGTCGGCAGGTGGACCGTCATGATCAGGTCGCAGGGTTCGGTGCCCGCGCCGCGATAGGCATGCGGGGTGTCGCCGTCGAACGTGGCGGTCTGTCCGGCTTCGAGGGGGTGCTCGGTGCCGTCGACGACCAGGGTCATCCGGCCGGAGGTGATACTGACGGTTTCCACGACCCCGGCCTGATGGGGATGGCTGGGGTATTCCTCGTCCGGTTGCAGTTGCCAGCGCCAGACCTCGACGGGTGCCGGGCCCGAGGTCGTCAGCATGAGCCGGGCCTCGCTGCCCCTCGCTCCGGTCCACAGCGGCGCCACGGCGTCGGCGGCCACGACGCGGACGCGACCCTCGGGCGACCCCTGCATCAGGGCGGACACCGAGATGC from Streptomyces sp. NBC_01591 includes:
- a CDS encoding helix-turn-helix domain-containing protein — translated: MAETAAALRTVAHNVRAARTRAGLSLEELSRRAQVSKGALVGLEKAQGNPNLATLVRLADTLGISVSALMQGSPEGRVRVVAADAVAPLWTGARGSEARLMLTTSGPAPVEVWRWQLQPDEEYPSHPHQAGVVETVSITSGRMTLVVDGTEHPLEAGQTATFDGDTPHAYRGAGTEPCDLIMTVHLPTGPAATA